A window of Candidatus Bathyarchaeota archaeon contains these coding sequences:
- the wecB gene encoding UDP-N-acetylglucosamine 2-epimerase (non-hydrolyzing) produces MKPVLVVTGTRPEIIKMAPIIRALKKTQLPHLFVHCGQHYDYNMAQQFIENLELASPDHWLKIESTSPGGQTAEILMKMDELLGKIEPSVVLVEGDTNTVLAAALAANKREIPIGHVEAGLRSYDLRMPEEHNRRLTDHISQYLFAPTEHAKANLQKEMVWGKIYLTGNTAIDAVKEHLPIAEKTSKIMQQIPFETYALATAHRAENVDDPVVLESFMAVFERSPLPIVYPMHPRTRKRLQENHLLSKIEEMSNVLVLPPTGYLDFLMLMKNCKLIITDSGGIQEEATAPQIRKPVLVMRLSTERQEAVEAGFATVVGTDQNQILNAMNHALSRKEALPSTSPFGDGTAAQKTVEIIKENFS; encoded by the coding sequence ATGAAACCTGTTCTTGTCGTCACGGGAACACGGCCTGAAATCATCAAAATGGCGCCCATCATCCGCGCCCTCAAAAAAACCCAACTGCCCCACCTGTTTGTGCACTGCGGACAGCACTACGACTACAACATGGCGCAGCAGTTCATCGAAAACCTTGAACTCGCCTCGCCTGACCACTGGCTCAAAATCGAGTCAACTTCCCCCGGCGGACAGACGGCTGAGATTTTGATGAAGATGGATGAGTTGCTGGGCAAAATAGAGCCGTCAGTGGTGCTCGTAGAAGGCGATACTAACACAGTTTTGGCTGCGGCTTTGGCGGCAAACAAACGCGAAATCCCCATCGGACACGTGGAGGCGGGTTTACGCAGCTACGATCTACGTATGCCAGAGGAACACAACCGCCGCTTAACCGACCACATCTCCCAGTATCTTTTCGCGCCCACCGAACACGCTAAGGCTAACCTGCAGAAAGAGATGGTTTGGGGAAAAATCTACCTAACAGGTAACACAGCCATAGACGCTGTCAAAGAGCATCTGCCCATCGCTGAGAAAACGTCGAAGATTATGCAGCAAATTCCCTTCGAGACCTATGCGTTGGCTACTGCACATCGCGCCGAGAACGTGGATGACCCCGTCGTGTTGGAGTCGTTTATGGCGGTTTTTGAGCGGTCACCTTTGCCCATTGTGTACCCGATGCATCCCCGCACCCGAAAGCGGCTCCAAGAAAATCACTTACTCAGCAAAATCGAGGAGATGTCTAACGTGCTGGTTTTGCCGCCGACAGGCTACCTCGACTTCCTCATGTTGATGAAGAACTGCAAGTTGATAATCACTGATTCAGGCGGCATCCAAGAAGAAGCAACTGCACCCCAAATCCGAAAACCCGTCCTTGTCATGCGCCTCTCCACAGAGCGACAGGAAGCGGTCGAAGCAGGGTTTGCTACAGTGGTGGGCACAGACCAAAACCAGATTTTAAATGCAATGAATCATGCGCTCTCACGAAAGGAAGCATTGCCTTCTACGTCGCCTTTCGGAGACGGAACGGCAGCCCAGAAAACAGTTGAAATAATAAAAGAAAATTTCTCTTAG
- a CDS encoding PAC2 family protein — MKETYIKEFSQVQLNNPVLIEGLPGLGLVGKIALRYLIKQLKAKKFAYLYSPHFPYFVLVNKKGDVRLLRGAFYYYKNPKGQDLILFTGDSQSQTIEGQYEIADRMLDFSEKHGVKTIATIGGYRMEPQKKPRVFIAATNQDLLHKALEGGATLSTAGSPIVGTAGLILGLSKFKKIEALCLLGETRGYLPDPQAAKSVLEVLKATFNFDLDLKGLDDEIAKAETMVTKLQQIEAKRALEAEETRKQEDKKTTYIS; from the coding sequence ATGAAGGAAACCTACATCAAAGAATTCAGCCAAGTTCAACTCAACAACCCAGTCCTCATCGAAGGCTTACCTGGCCTCGGTTTAGTCGGCAAAATCGCTTTACGTTACCTCATTAAACAGTTGAAAGCTAAAAAATTCGCCTACCTCTATAGCCCACACTTCCCCTACTTCGTTTTGGTTAATAAGAAGGGTGATGTGCGGTTGCTACGCGGGGCCTTTTACTATTACAAGAACCCAAAAGGACAAGACCTCATCCTCTTCACAGGCGACAGCCAATCACAAACTATCGAAGGTCAATACGAAATCGCTGACCGCATGCTAGACTTCTCCGAGAAACATGGCGTGAAAACCATAGCAACCATCGGCGGCTACCGCATGGAACCCCAAAAGAAACCTCGCGTCTTCATCGCTGCAACCAACCAAGACCTCCTCCACAAAGCCCTTGAGGGCGGCGCAACCCTGAGCACCGCAGGCAGCCCCATCGTCGGCACGGCAGGACTCATCTTGGGGCTCTCGAAATTCAAAAAAATCGAGGCACTCTGTCTACTAGGCGAAACTCGCGGTTACCTTCCCGATCCGCAAGCAGCTAAAAGCGTGCTGGAAGTCCTCAAAGCCACCTTCAACTTCGATTTGGACCTCAAAGGATTAGACGATGAAATCGCCAAAGCCGAAACTATGGTAACCAAGCTACAGCAGATCGAAGCTAAACGCGCCTTGGAAGCTGAGGAAACTCGCAAACAAGAAGATAAGAAAACAACCTACATTTCCTAA
- a CDS encoding RNA-protein complex protein Nop10, translating to MVWQLRKCVKCSAYTLNKDICPVCGGAVKVPHPAKFSPDDKYLKYRMAAKRSQEQ from the coding sequence GTGGTTTGGCAACTGCGCAAATGCGTAAAATGCAGTGCGTACACGCTTAACAAAGACATCTGCCCCGTTTGCGGCGGCGCAGTCAAGGTTCCGCATCCAGCCAAGTTTTCCCCCGACGACAAATACCTCAAATACCGTATGGCGGCAAAAAGGAGCCAAGAGCAATGA
- a CDS encoding translation initiation factor IF-2 subunit alpha, whose product MAERKPQWPETGDLVIATIETVTDYGAYAKLDEFDKRGLLHVSEISSSWIRNIRDFVREGQKVVLKVLRVDHEKGHIDLSLRRVTKRERIEKIMVWKKERKADALLRGVAEKTGLPLDEIIQKIVPAVEQKYDLYEAFEKAAIEGAEVLTDLGIAENIAAAFAEVAQERIHVKLVKVRGVLEVKVAKPNGVKVIKDAFHKARGERIKDAKITFYVIAAPKYAIEVQAENYKRAEDVMQKTADNVITTIHKAGGEGVFRREK is encoded by the coding sequence TTGGCTGAGCGTAAGCCGCAGTGGCCCGAAACAGGCGACCTCGTTATCGCCACCATCGAGACCGTAACAGATTATGGCGCTTACGCGAAACTCGACGAATTCGACAAACGTGGCTTACTCCACGTCTCAGAAATTTCTTCTAGCTGGATTAGAAACATCCGAGATTTTGTGCGGGAAGGGCAAAAAGTTGTCCTAAAAGTTTTGCGCGTTGACCACGAGAAAGGCCACATTGACCTCTCCCTGCGTCGCGTCACCAAACGTGAACGTATCGAGAAAATCATGGTTTGGAAGAAAGAACGCAAAGCCGATGCCCTGCTCCGCGGAGTCGCAGAGAAAACTGGTTTACCTTTAGATGAAATTATCCAGAAGATTGTTCCCGCGGTAGAGCAGAAGTATGACCTCTATGAAGCCTTTGAGAAAGCAGCCATAGAAGGCGCCGAAGTCTTAACCGATTTAGGCATCGCAGAGAACATAGCTGCTGCCTTCGCTGAAGTGGCACAGGAACGCATCCACGTAAAACTGGTAAAAGTTCGCGGTGTCCTCGAAGTTAAAGTGGCTAAACCCAACGGGGTCAAAGTCATCAAAGACGCTTTCCACAAAGCCAGAGGCGAACGCATCAAAGATGCAAAAATCACCTTCTACGTTATCGCTGCACCAAAATACGCCATCGAGGTGCAAGCAGAAAACTATAAGCGCGCCGAAGACGTCATGCAGAAAACAGCAGACAACGTCATAACCACCATTCATAAAGCTGGCGGAGAAGGCGTTTTTAGAAGGGAGAAATAG
- a CDS encoding 30S ribosomal protein S27e → MSDWNKLIPKPRSVFLRVKCQKCGNEQLLFSNTVNKIACNVCGETLAEPTGGRARINGEVLTVLE, encoded by the coding sequence ATGTCAGATTGGAACAAACTCATCCCCAAACCGCGCAGCGTCTTTTTGCGTGTCAAATGCCAAAAATGCGGCAACGAACAACTCCTCTTCAGCAACACAGTCAACAAGATCGCCTGCAACGTATGCGGAGAAACATTAGCTGAACCGACTGGTGGCAGAGCAAGAATCAACGGCGAAGTATTGACCGTCCTCGAGTAA
- a CDS encoding 50S ribosomal protein L44e has translation MNVPKEINTYCPKCKSHTVHTVSLYKAGKRRALAAGERAHAREKEGYGGQKYALQHTFAKTTKKQTLRLKCKTCNYMYHKDGIRLRKLAIV, from the coding sequence GTGAACGTTCCTAAAGAAATCAACACCTACTGTCCAAAATGTAAAAGTCACACAGTTCATACTGTAAGCCTCTACAAAGCCGGCAAACGCCGAGCACTCGCAGCGGGCGAACGAGCCCACGCACGAGAAAAAGAAGGCTACGGTGGCCAAAAATATGCCCTTCAACACACCTTCGCAAAGACCACCAAGAAGCAGACTTTGCGCCTGAAATGCAAAACCTGCAACTACATGTACCACAAAGACGGCATACGCCTAAGAAAATTGGCCATAGTTTAA
- a CDS encoding arginine--tRNA ligase, protein MERRILITQNPYELFRQECQTAIAGALKKTLPDIEQPTITLKKTPNIEYGQLATSLCFELAKKLGLKPLALAQNLVASIDTSSFDLIEKVEPAGAGYINFYVDFAKFSALTLKSIRKLDKEYGFVKTQEPKKIIVEHTSVNPLHPIHIGQARNPMLGDALARILQCRGHSVSRHYYIDDVGRQSSVVAYGYAKLGKPKPTEKSDLFVGKIYTVTSCIVEINRLKRLREKACAAENADDLIKVNKELDEWVGIAAELRSKFPMLFEALTAKIGEDENPEEEINRLNRAYEDGQPAAKELIREVSELCLDGFRATMKRVGVTYDSWDWESDFVWTPQVNEVMAKLQATPFIFNEKGVLQFDADKVTKTLDLKGKLGLSANNEVPPLTLVRADGTTLYTTRDIAYTIWKFKHAEKVINVIGMEQSLAQLQLKLALYAMGYGENADNLVHFAYNLVTLPGYKMSSRRGHYITFDEVLDEAVNRAYQEVSKRSPTLTEEEKRNIASFVGLGAVRYALVDVDSGKPVVFTWERVLNFETNSAPYVQYTHARACSILRKAGKEAENPNFALLSERLEKELILNLAGFADMFIEATEYLKPNMIADYANALADKFNTFYNAHPVLKADSQGLIDARIALTKAIQIVMRNALNLIGVTAPEKM, encoded by the coding sequence ATGGAGCGCAGAATCTTGATTACACAGAACCCCTATGAACTGTTCCGCCAAGAATGCCAAACAGCAATAGCTGGAGCGCTAAAGAAAACCCTTCCAGACATCGAGCAACCCACCATAACGTTGAAGAAAACCCCAAACATCGAATACGGACAGCTCGCGACTTCGCTGTGTTTTGAATTAGCCAAAAAACTCGGCCTCAAGCCGCTCGCTTTGGCGCAGAACCTTGTGGCTAGCATTGACACGTCAAGTTTTGACTTGATCGAAAAAGTTGAGCCAGCAGGGGCAGGATACATCAACTTCTATGTTGACTTCGCAAAATTCAGCGCTCTAACCTTAAAGTCCATTCGGAAACTGGACAAAGAGTACGGTTTCGTGAAAACCCAAGAACCCAAAAAAATAATCGTGGAACACACCAGCGTTAACCCCCTTCACCCCATTCACATTGGACAAGCCAGAAACCCCATGCTCGGCGACGCACTCGCGCGCATCCTGCAATGTAGAGGGCACAGTGTTTCTCGGCATTACTACATCGACGATGTGGGCCGCCAATCCAGCGTTGTGGCTTATGGATACGCTAAACTGGGAAAGCCTAAACCGACTGAGAAATCGGATTTGTTTGTAGGTAAAATCTACACCGTAACATCATGCATCGTTGAAATCAACAGGTTAAAGAGGCTTCGCGAAAAAGCCTGCGCCGCCGAAAACGCTGACGACTTAATCAAAGTCAACAAGGAACTCGACGAATGGGTCGGCATCGCCGCTGAACTGCGAAGCAAATTTCCTATGTTGTTCGAAGCCTTAACCGCCAAAATCGGTGAAGATGAGAATCCAGAGGAAGAAATCAACCGCCTCAACCGCGCATACGAAGATGGACAGCCAGCCGCAAAAGAGCTTATCCGCGAGGTCAGCGAACTCTGCCTTGACGGTTTTCGAGCTACCATGAAGCGGGTGGGTGTAACTTATGATTCGTGGGATTGGGAAAGCGACTTTGTCTGGACACCACAGGTTAACGAGGTTATGGCAAAACTTCAGGCAACCCCGTTTATATTCAACGAGAAAGGGGTGTTGCAGTTTGACGCCGACAAAGTCACCAAAACGTTGGATTTGAAGGGCAAACTGGGTTTGAGCGCCAACAACGAAGTGCCACCACTTACCCTTGTCCGGGCTGACGGCACCACACTCTACACCACACGTGACATCGCCTACACCATCTGGAAATTCAAGCACGCAGAAAAAGTCATCAACGTCATCGGCATGGAGCAATCGCTTGCGCAGTTACAGTTGAAGTTGGCGCTTTATGCGATGGGTTACGGTGAAAACGCTGACAATTTGGTGCATTTTGCCTACAACCTTGTGACGTTGCCCGGTTACAAGATGAGCAGCAGACGTGGACACTACATAACTTTCGATGAGGTGCTTGACGAAGCAGTTAACCGCGCTTACCAAGAAGTCTCTAAACGTTCACCGACGCTGACTGAGGAAGAAAAACGCAACATCGCCAGTTTCGTCGGGTTGGGTGCAGTTCGGTATGCGTTGGTAGATGTGGATTCAGGTAAACCTGTCGTGTTCACTTGGGAACGCGTCTTAAACTTCGAAACCAACAGCGCGCCCTACGTGCAGTACACTCATGCACGCGCCTGTAGTATTCTGCGTAAAGCGGGAAAGGAAGCCGAAAACCCCAACTTCGCTTTGCTCTCTGAGCGGCTGGAAAAAGAGTTGATTCTTAACTTGGCTGGCTTTGCAGACATGTTCATTGAAGCCACAGAATACCTCAAACCCAACATGATAGCCGACTACGCCAACGCCTTAGCAGACAAATTTAACACCTTCTACAACGCGCACCCCGTCCTAAAAGCCGACTCACAAGGACTCATAGACGCAAGAATCGCCCTCACAAAAGCCATCCAAATCGTCATGCGCAATGCGCTAAACCTGATCGGAGTAACTGCGCCAGAAAAAATGTAA
- a CDS encoding histone deacetylase, translating to MKTKIVYSEKCLGYGTWHVEGPQRVKVATEILASKGYEFVSPTPATEDQVSSIHDMEYIWNLKKGLVEDSDTPAYDNIFDYACLSAGAALTASKINGFSITRPPGHHVGRYGAALGVYTRGFCYLNNIAIAVKESGKKTLILDIDGHHGNGTQEIFLGDPNVTYLSIHQSPNFPGTGGFSEANCINFALQPNVGSKIYFETFDKAMSCVDPAKFEALAVSAGFDTHSCDLASLGLVTEDFFEIGKRIAKLGLPSFFVLEGGYNGQNLGLDVDAFLRGYEENR from the coding sequence ATGAAAACAAAGATCGTCTATTCTGAGAAGTGTCTTGGCTATGGCACATGGCACGTTGAAGGACCACAGCGAGTAAAAGTAGCTACAGAAATCTTGGCTTCAAAAGGTTACGAATTTGTTTCGCCGACGCCAGCCACTGAAGATCAAGTATCCTCGATCCACGACATGGAGTACATCTGGAACCTCAAAAAAGGGTTAGTGGAAGACTCGGATACTCCAGCGTACGACAACATTTTTGATTACGCATGTTTATCCGCAGGCGCCGCGTTAACGGCCAGTAAAATCAACGGTTTCTCCATCACGCGACCGCCTGGTCACCATGTTGGTCGTTATGGTGCTGCTTTAGGTGTTTATACCCGTGGCTTCTGTTACTTAAACAACATCGCCATAGCAGTTAAAGAGTCAGGTAAAAAAACGCTGATTCTAGACATTGATGGGCACCATGGTAATGGGACTCAAGAAATCTTTCTCGGCGACCCAAACGTCACTTACCTTTCGATTCATCAGTCCCCAAACTTTCCCGGAACAGGCGGCTTTAGCGAAGCAAACTGCATAAACTTCGCCCTGCAACCTAACGTTGGCAGTAAAATCTACTTTGAAACTTTTGACAAAGCGATGAGTTGTGTTGACCCCGCTAAGTTTGAGGCGCTGGCTGTTTCAGCTGGGTTTGATACGCATAGCTGTGATTTGGCGTCGTTGGGGTTGGTTACTGAAGACTTTTTTGAGATCGGCAAACGCATCGCCAAGTTGGGGTTGCCATCCTTCTTTGTTCTGGAAGGCGGCTATAATGGACAAAACTTGGGGTTAGATGTTGACGCGTTTTTGAGGGGTTACGAAGAAAACCGTTAA
- a CDS encoding 4Fe-4S dicluster domain-containing protein, with product MSTKTLPRKFVAVDPSKCIGCGICEYACTTEKGEASWNPVRSRIRVVRMAPVFNFALTCRGCVDARCVKACPERAITQSEVNSLLIIDDKKCKGCDWCVQACPHGGIAINAETGKAIACNLCEGDPKCIQACPEEALDIVESDEAADKHFNQALAKLPEQTDKLTAIVKKKDWKPLIAAAEQRSERIAEKLDAINKRAAAKKAAQQKQ from the coding sequence ATGTCCACTAAAACCTTACCTCGAAAATTTGTCGCAGTCGACCCCAGCAAATGTATCGGCTGCGGCATCTGTGAATACGCCTGCACAACCGAGAAAGGCGAAGCCAGCTGGAATCCAGTTCGAAGCAGAATCCGTGTTGTCCGCATGGCACCCGTCTTCAACTTCGCCTTAACCTGCCGCGGATGTGTAGACGCACGATGCGTTAAAGCATGTCCAGAGCGCGCAATAACACAAAGCGAAGTCAACAGCTTACTAATCATCGACGACAAGAAATGCAAAGGCTGCGACTGGTGTGTTCAAGCCTGCCCACACGGCGGCATAGCTATCAACGCTGAAACCGGTAAAGCCATCGCCTGCAACCTCTGCGAGGGCGACCCCAAATGCATCCAAGCATGCCCCGAAGAAGCCCTTGACATAGTCGAATCTGACGAAGCTGCAGACAAACACTTCAACCAAGCCTTAGCTAAACTGCCAGAGCAAACCGACAAACTAACCGCTATCGTTAAAAAGAAAGACTGGAAGCCGCTCATCGCCGCTGCAGAGCAACGCTCAGAACGTATTGCAGAAAAACTCGACGCCATCAACAAACGTGCCGCAGCCAAAAAAGCAGCACAACAAAAGCAATAA
- a CDS encoding cobalamin-dependent protein (Presence of a B(12) (cobalamin)-binding domain implies dependence on cobalamin itself, in one of its several forms, or in some unusual lineages, dependence on a cobalamin-like analog.) produces MSWLKGMTEKEPPEPANPIGTVVLGTLHPDIMDTAKEMVRKSLKAAQFKTVDAGKGVSPSVFVAKVKEANADILVVTVGLSAAKENLAKLVSLLETEGLKGKVQVMIGGAAVSKEDAEKIGAMYGKTREDAVALAKKVIEQKKK; encoded by the coding sequence ATGTCTTGGCTAAAAGGAATGACTGAAAAAGAACCTCCAGAACCCGCTAACCCCATTGGAACTGTCGTGCTGGGAACTCTGCATCCAGACATCATGGATACCGCAAAAGAAATGGTGAGAAAATCACTCAAAGCCGCCCAATTCAAAACTGTAGACGCAGGCAAAGGGGTATCTCCATCGGTGTTCGTTGCAAAAGTAAAAGAGGCAAACGCCGACATACTTGTGGTTACTGTAGGTCTATCTGCAGCTAAAGAAAACCTCGCCAAACTGGTTTCACTTCTGGAGACTGAGGGATTAAAAGGAAAAGTTCAGGTTATGATTGGTGGCGCGGCTGTGTCTAAGGAAGATGCCGAAAAAATCGGGGCAATGTATGGGAAGACAAGGGAAGACGCAGTGGCTTTAGCGAAAAAAGTCATCGAACAAAAAAAGAAGTAA
- a CDS encoding amino acid-binding protein, which yields MWKNIERQLETYPERLKVARVLIENGLSARGDKIYLNQIEIPPIRIARVAGVDRRTVNETLTTIHNTPELRMIFEEIRPAGHSLKEIAKHLNLGVIEITPTSAATRGILANSAAALNKAGLGIRQAIVDDPELSPEPKLTLIVERKIPGELIPELLKVSGVAKVSVY from the coding sequence ATGTGGAAGAACATAGAGCGCCAACTCGAAACCTACCCCGAACGCCTAAAAGTCGCACGCGTCCTCATCGAAAACGGTCTCTCAGCGCGGGGCGACAAAATCTACCTCAACCAAATCGAAATCCCACCCATTCGCATCGCCCGAGTCGCAGGCGTAGACCGCAGAACAGTCAACGAAACCCTAACAACCATCCACAACACCCCCGAGTTGCGCATGATTTTTGAAGAAATACGCCCCGCAGGCCACAGCCTAAAAGAAATCGCCAAACACCTCAATTTGGGCGTAATCGAAATCACCCCCACTAGCGCCGCAACCCGAGGCATACTAGCCAACTCCGCAGCCGCTCTCAACAAGGCAGGCTTAGGTATACGTCAAGCCATAGTTGACGACCCTGAACTTAGCCCAGAGCCGAAGCTGACGTTGATTGTAGAGCGAAAAATCCCCGGTGAACTAATACCTGAATTGCTAAAGGTTTCGGGAGTAGCCAAAGTATCCGTATACTAA
- a CDS encoding UPF0175 family protein, which produces MSETITLRLPPQTAKKLREIAKKEGKDRSTLIRELLEKGVKQKNTEQAIELYRTGQVTAWRGAQLAGVSLWAFYKLLEDKGVLIQYSERDLEQDLKL; this is translated from the coding sequence ATGTCAGAAACCATCACCCTCCGACTCCCACCACAGACAGCAAAAAAACTACGCGAAATCGCCAAAAAAGAAGGAAAAGACCGCTCAACCCTCATTCGCGAACTCCTCGAAAAGGGCGTCAAACAAAAAAACACTGAACAAGCCATCGAACTCTACCGAACAGGACAGGTAACAGCGTGGAGAGGAGCACAGTTGGCAGGAGTCTCCCTTTGGGCTTTCTACAAGCTATTGGAAGACAAAGGTGTCCTTATCCAGTATTCAGAGCGCGATTTAGAACAAGACCTAAAACTCTAA
- a CDS encoding DUF3368 domain-containing protein yields MPTVSNTSPLMWLSKVGKLSLLKDLFGEVSISEESYREAVEVGLKEGFSDALVIKEACDQGWLKVKMLDEKQKAICQMIIQQSFELHLGEVQAVVLARGLGKDALLLMDESCGRAFAETWGLRVRGVLYVIITALRRELFGATEAKEVVLALVRKGFRIEPKLLARVLEEIGSQAK; encoded by the coding sequence ATGCCAACGGTTTCAAACACAAGCCCCCTTATGTGGCTATCAAAAGTTGGCAAACTCAGCCTCCTAAAAGACCTCTTCGGCGAAGTCTCCATCTCGGAAGAAAGTTACAGAGAAGCGGTCGAAGTGGGGTTGAAGGAAGGGTTCAGTGACGCTTTAGTAATAAAGGAAGCTTGCGATCAAGGTTGGCTCAAAGTCAAGATGCTAGACGAGAAGCAGAAGGCGATTTGCCAGATGATCATTCAGCAGAGTTTTGAGCTCCATTTAGGAGAAGTGCAAGCGGTTGTGTTAGCTCGGGGCTTAGGGAAAGATGCACTGTTGTTGATGGATGAGTCTTGCGGTCGGGCTTTTGCGGAAACTTGGGGGCTTAGAGTTAGAGGTGTGTTGTATGTGATAATAACCGCTCTTCGCAGGGAGTTGTTTGGCGCGACTGAAGCGAAGGAGGTTGTTTTGGCTTTGGTTCGGAAGGGGTTTAGGATTGAGCCGAAGTTGCTTGCTAGGGTTTTAGAGGAAATCGGCAGTCAAGCAAAATAA
- a CDS encoding TrpB-like pyridoxal phosphate-dependent enzyme has translation MPDKKILLKETDIPKQWYNIVPDLPHPLPPFLEAETGKPGVGIVPKIFPKTIIGQEISQERWIDIPDEVREVYKIWRPSPLFRAFNLEKALKTPAKIYYKYEGVSPSGSHKTNSAVPQAYYNMKEGITRVTTETGAGQWGSALSFAANQFGLEATVYMVRASFDQKPYRKAMMNAFGAKVFASPSKETESGRKILAEDPDNKGSLGIAISEAVEDSLTSEKTGKKANYTIGSVFNHVCMHQTVAGLEAQKQLAMVEDYPDAVYGCIGGGSSFSGLFWPFYYDKVSKKAPKETQFIAVEPTACPKVTRGYYTFDHGDTAKLTPLVPMHTLGHDFMPAPIHAGGLRYHGIAPTISVLAQEKKISTLAVNQVDAFDAAKIFIRSEGIIPSPESTHAIKAVCDEARRCKETNTSKTLLFALTGHGFFDMSAYDEYFNGKLQPYEYPTEKVAESMEKLRKLYPWLSEATKQYIGCESI, from the coding sequence ATGCCGGACAAAAAAATTCTACTCAAAGAAACAGACATACCAAAACAGTGGTACAACATCGTGCCCGACCTGCCACATCCCCTGCCACCATTCCTCGAAGCAGAAACAGGGAAACCAGGCGTCGGCATAGTCCCCAAAATTTTCCCCAAAACAATCATAGGACAAGAAATCAGCCAAGAACGCTGGATAGACATCCCAGACGAAGTCCGCGAAGTCTACAAAATCTGGAGACCCAGCCCGCTCTTCCGAGCGTTCAACTTGGAAAAAGCTCTCAAAACACCCGCCAAAATCTACTACAAATACGAAGGCGTCAGCCCCTCAGGCAGCCACAAAACCAACAGCGCCGTACCCCAAGCATACTACAACATGAAAGAAGGCATAACCCGCGTCACCACAGAAACAGGCGCAGGACAATGGGGCAGCGCGCTCTCGTTTGCAGCTAACCAGTTCGGCTTAGAAGCAACCGTCTACATGGTTCGCGCAAGCTTCGACCAGAAACCCTACCGCAAAGCCATGATGAACGCCTTCGGCGCAAAAGTCTTCGCTAGTCCAAGCAAAGAAACTGAGTCTGGGCGCAAAATTTTAGCTGAAGACCCCGACAACAAAGGCAGCCTCGGCATCGCCATCAGCGAAGCCGTAGAAGACTCCCTTACAAGCGAAAAAACAGGCAAGAAAGCAAACTACACCATCGGCAGCGTCTTCAACCACGTCTGCATGCACCAAACCGTCGCTGGACTGGAAGCTCAAAAGCAACTGGCGATGGTTGAGGATTACCCTGACGCAGTTTACGGCTGCATCGGAGGCGGCAGCAGCTTTAGCGGCTTGTTCTGGCCCTTCTACTATGACAAAGTCAGCAAGAAGGCACCCAAAGAAACCCAGTTCATCGCCGTCGAACCCACCGCGTGCCCCAAAGTCACCAGAGGCTACTACACCTTCGACCACGGCGACACCGCCAAACTCACCCCGCTTGTCCCCATGCACACCTTGGGCCACGATTTCATGCCAGCCCCCATTCACGCAGGCGGCTTACGCTATCACGGCATCGCACCAACCATCAGCGTGCTTGCACAGGAAAAGAAAATCAGCACCCTCGCCGTAAACCAGGTGGATGCTTTTGACGCAGCAAAAATCTTCATCCGCAGTGAAGGCATCATCCCCTCGCCAGAATCCACCCATGCAATAAAAGCTGTCTGTGACGAAGCCCGAAGATGCAAAGAAACCAACACATCCAAAACCTTGCTGTTTGCTTTGACGGGTCATGGATTCTTTGACATGTCAGCCTACGACGAGTACTTCAACGGCAAATTGCAACCATATGAGTACCCGACCGAGAAAGTCGCGGAATCCATGGAGAAGCTACGCAAACTTTACCCGTGGTTAAGCGAAGCAACCAAACAATACATCGGCTGCGAAAGCATCTAA